One window of the Acidimicrobiia bacterium genome contains the following:
- a CDS encoding UBP-type zinc finger domain-containing protein — translation MPIDPRPEGGCEQCLALGDTWVHLRFCVECRAIGCCEASKNQHARKHVEASGHPVVRTLEPGEDWAWCYPDGMGRNLSPPAVETLS, via the coding sequence ATGCCCATCGACCCCCGCCCCGAAGGGGGATGTGAGCAGTGCCTTGCCCTCGGCGACACGTGGGTGCACCTCAGATTCTGCGTCGAGTGCCGCGCCATCGGCTGCTGCGAGGCTTCGAAGAACCAGCACGCTCGCAAGCATGTCGAAGCGTCCGGGCACCCCGTGGTACGGACGCTCGAACCTGGTGAGGATTGGGCGTGGTGTTATCCAGATGGAATGGGGCGGAACCTCTCACCTCCGGCCGTCGAGACCCTCTCCTAG